A single window of Bombyx mori chromosome 17, ASM3026992v2 DNA harbors:
- the LOC101736319 gene encoding Golgi to ER traffic protein 4 homolog: MATRGERGVVRVLDKLEASINSGQYYEAHQMYRTLYFRYLTQKKYPELLTLLYKGSTLLLERDQQGSGADLAILFVEVLTKSETKPNEEWVSKLAKLFELISSSVPERETFLTNSIKWSMDNNKKGDPLLHKKIAEVFWKEKKYTAAHRHFLHSSDGSAYANMLIELHTTKGLKSEIDLFIAQAVLQILCLRNVRMATETFLRYTETHPKIKNSKGPPYIFPLLNFLWFLLRAVEQRHVRQFMVLKNWYAISIKRDPNYSIFLDNIGRIWFGIEIPSENRNPNSMFGGLIKSIIGDIDSSDDDGESKTSATAPDLD, translated from the exons atggcCACGCGTGGAGAAAGAGGAGTTGTTAGGGTATTAGATAAGTTAGAAGCTTCAATTAATTCTGGCCAGTATTATGAAGCACATCAAATGTACAGAACTCTTTATTTTAG ATACCTAACTCAGAAAAAATATCCAGAATTGTTAACTTTATTGTACAAAGGGTCTACACTTCTTTTGGAACGCGATCAACAAGGAAGTGGAGCTGATCTCGCCATACTCTTCGTAGAAGTTTTAACAAAATCGGAAACCAAACCTAATGAAGAATGGGTCTCGAAATTGgcaaaattatttgaattaatcAGCTCCAGTGTCCCAGAGCGAGAAACCTTTCtaacaaattcaataaaatggTCAATGGATAACAACAAAAAAGGTGACCCACTCCTACACAAG AAAATAGCAGAAGTATTTTGGAAGGAAAAAAAGTACACAGCTGCTCATAGACACTTTTTACACTCATCGGATGGTTCAGCATATGCTAACATGCTTATAGAGTTACACACAACTAAAGGTCTCAAATCAGAAATAGATTTGTTCATAGCACAAGCTGTGTTGCAAATACTTTGTTTGAGAAATGTAAGAATGGCAACTGAAACATTTTTGAGGTATACAGAAACACATCCCAAAATTAAGAATAGCAAAGGACCTCCATATATATTCCCACTATTGAATTTTTTGTGGTTCTTGCTGAGAGCTGTCGAACA GAGACATGTACGACAGTTTATGGTACTAAAGAATTGGTATGCAATTAGCATTAAAAGGGATCCAAACTACTCCATTTTTTTAGACAATATAGGCCGCATTTGGTTTGGAATAGAAATACCTTCGGAAAATAGAAATCCAAACTCTATGTTCGGAGGTCTAATAAAATCTATTATTGGTGATATAGATAGTTCTGATGATGATGGTGAAAGCAAGACGTCGGCCACAGCTCCTGATTTGGACTAA
- the LOC105841590 gene encoding uncharacterized protein LOC105841590, with translation MFHPVRSGRQWLQQVGRVLRVLRENKMPRKYSRTSSRATSYTKEALKLAMQKINNKELTYAAASKMYGIPTSTLSDRILKKTAIVSNTLGRPTAIPVALEAKLANCLRTLEKWGWGLSREEVLDVTQDFIKRNKIQTPFKNDRPGSDWFISFRQRHNLSIKKPQPVEYLRKKMTDPFIINEYFTLLEKTLHELNLSDPKRIWNLDETSVCLDPTKTKVVGATGEPCTRTTCGSAKENITVLTTVNAAGQKLDPLIVFKGKHMYEQWMLENPEKYDFDLAYAASKRGWMETNIFYDYMLKVIIPNLGKARPVLLLYDGHVSHVDDKVVALAVENNITILKLPAHTSHLLQPLDLAVFKSFKTIWDKNLVKWQRQNVGIKLRKQSFAKMFAEAWQETKPQVIRNGFKKGGIYPFNPAVIPKHKYDPAAYSRWQKHMVSVTLQVKSLKQICVDKINKIIWYDSSTSIPNNNLIYTEILDSPNTLKPRDSLPQPLATFEELLLEKVSQHPQNTKNNIAVKLKRIAKGAEVITKTFLEKQQAIEVPEKKAVKKTTKRKQKTVSQSQNYTIDPIPGPSGIQNQNLKIEKTITNVSILTNKNSTDVSSQEGKQVGKKTRASKENYLKVNKYPEQSKTSVLRKLENKSAQKRTTNTPTKKRKRANSSATTIESVQMSLYSDSDLLEPLSDIILSDCDKWTDFNYYEENKTDLEFASREQQIERIVKEIHGIDNQERNACQRDHDTLMRPDESCEIEEFPEFDTKETNVQANDNNKVTILSSVKMTPGNQAFYNILPESLQLNPIDKDLDLFTNQKRKLSQSTSVSNIPKKKIKRLNFPTKTTTIKDQKDFSGNLYINIDKDDDSATKNDIADSKTYNIGDTVLVRYFKRSWTYYVGIIENNNSNSHPKIYNITFYRTIGKKNNLRFVIPKRKDQDYVPDSNIVKVIELLQINEDPIEYTLMNDYDENFF, from the exons ATGTTCCACCCCGTCCGCAGTGGCCGCCAATGGCTCCAACAAGTCGGACGTGTACTACGCGTACTTAGAGAAAACAag ATGCCACGTAAATACTCACGAACCTCTTCGCGGGCCACTTCTTATACAAAAGAAGCGCTGAAATTAGCCAtgcagaaaataaataataaggagCTCACCTATGCAGCCGCTTCAAAAATGTACGGCATACCTACATCCACACTTAGTGATAGAATCCTAAAGAAAACAGCAATAGTAAGTAACACCCTTGGTAGGCCGACAGCTATCCCAGTGGCTTTAGAAGCTAAGCTGGCAAACTGCCTACGAACACTGGAAAAGTGGGGGTGGGGCTTATCAAGAGAAGAGGTACTTGATGTAACACAGGattttataaaaagaaataaaatacaaaccCCCTTTAAGAATGACAGACCGGGATCAGACTGGTTTATATCTTTTCGACAGCGCCACAATTTGTCAATAAAAAAGCCGCAACCTGTTGAAtacctaagaaaaaaaatgactGATCCATTTATCATTAATGAGTATTTTACTCTTCTCGAAAAGACACTCCACGAATTAAATCTTTCAGATCCCAAGCGAATCTGGAATCTCGATGAAACATCTGTTTGTCTCGATCCCACAAAAACGAAAGTTGTAGGTGCCACAGGGGAGCCTTGTACACGAACAACATGTGGAAGcgctaaagaaaatattacagtgTTGACTACTGTAAATGCAGCGGGACAAAAATTGGACCCCCTGATCGTATTTAAGGGCAAACACATGTACGAACAATGGATGTTAGAGAATCCCGAAAAATACGATTTCGATCTTGCGTATGCAGCCAGCAAACGAGGCTGGAtggaaacaaatattttttatgattacaTGTTAAAAGTAATTATACCTAATTTGGGTAAAGCCAGGCCCGTATTATTGCTGTATGATGGACATGTCAGTCATGTCGATGACAAAGTGGTAGCTTTAGCAGTGGAAAACAACATCACCATATTAAAGCTTCCTGCACATACATCACATTTATTGCAACCGCTAGACTTGGCTGTGTTCAAatcttttaaaacaatttgGGATAAAAACCTTGTAAAATGGCAACGACAAAACGTTGGAAtcaaattaagaaaacaaagtTTTGCTAAAATGTTTGCTGAAGCGTGGCAGGAAACAAAACCACAAGTAATCCGAAATGGCTTTAAAAAAGGTGGTATTTACCCTTTTAATCCTGCGGTTATACCAAAGCACAAGTATGATCCAGCAGCTTATTCGAGATGGCAAAAACACATGGTTTCAGTGACTTTACAAGTGAAATCTTTAAAACAGATATgtgttgataaaataaataagatcaTATGGTATGACAGCTCTACTTCTATACCAAACAATAACCTTATTTACACTGAAATTTTGGACTCACCGAACACTTTAAAACCTAGAGACAGCCTGCCGCAACCACTTGCCACTTTCGAAGAATTACTTCTAGAAAAAGTTTCCCAACATCCTCagaacactaaaaacaatatagCTGTTAAGTTAAAAAGGATCGCGAAAGGTGCAGaagtaattacaaaaacttttttagAAAAACAGCAAGCGATAGAAGTACCAGAGAAAAAAGCAGTAAAAAAGACAACAAAACGGAAGCAAAAAACAGTATCTCAATCTCAAAATTATACAATTGATCCTATACCAGGACCATCTggaattcaaaatcaaaatttaaaaatagaaaaaaccaTAACGAATGTATCGATTTTGACTAATAAGAACAGCACTGACGTGTCTTCTCAAGAAGGCAAacaagtaggaaaaaaaactcgaGCAAgcaaagaaaattatttgaaagtaAACAAGTATCCTGAACAAAGCAAAACAAGTGTTTTACGTAAACTGGAAAATAAATCTGCCCAAAAGAGAACTACAAACACACCCACAAAAAAGCGTAAAAGGGCTAACAGCAGTGCTACGACAATTGAAAGCGTTCAGATGAGCCTATATAGTGATTCCGATTTATTAGAACCTTTGAGCGATATAATATTATCTGACTGTGATAAATGGACTGACTTTAATTATTATGAGGAAAACAAGACTGACTTAGAATTCGCGTCTAGAGAACAGCAAATTGAAAGAATTGTCAAAGAAATACACGGCATTGATAATCAAGAGAGAAATGCATGTCAAAGAGACCACGATACTTTGATGAGACCGGACGAGAGTTGTGAGATAGAAGAATTTCCAGAATTTGATACCAAAGAAACAAACGTTCAGgcgaatgataataataaagtgACTATTTTATCGTCCGTAAAAATGACACCAGGTAACCAAGCTTTCTACAACATTTTACCTGAAAGTTTACAACTAAATCCAATTGACAAAGATTTAGATTTGTTTACAAACCAAAAGCGAAAATTGTCACAAAGTACAAGCGTATCGAATAtaccaaagaaaaaaataaagagactTAATTTTCCTACAAAAACAACGACAATTAAAGATCAAAAGGATTTCAGTGGAAACTTGTATATCAACATTGATAAGGATGATGACAGTGCTACCAAAAATGATATTGCTGATTCGAAGACATACAACATAGGAGATACAGTACTTGTTAGATATTTCAAAAGAAGTTGGACATATTACGTCGGtatcattgaaaataataatagcaatTCACACCCAAAAATTTACAACATTACATTCTATAGGACTATTGGCAAGAAAAACAACCTGAGATTTGTTATTCCTAAGCGTAAAGACCAAGACTACGTACCTGATTCTAATATAGTTAAAGTGATAGAATTACTACAGATAAATGAGGATCCTATTGAGTATACTCTCATGAATGACTATGATGagaatttcttttaa
- the LOC101736441 gene encoding uncharacterized protein LOC101736441 has product MTEEIFKGAGDRYNGITVDSQIEYTENDFLSILNNSLKKWSEQNKRCIWFKVNIKHADWVPILAKAGFDFHHSRDSFVMMYKWLPTNSKANLPPACHTNLGVGGMVFNSQNQILVVVEQHTDIVHWKLPGGYVERGEDIKDAVIREVMEETGIEASFDSIVTLRHSHNSMFGNSDIYIVVMLKAISDTINKSEIEIAACQWMDVDEYLNHPNVHEFNRSIVSQALELRERKLKLNLYTKTLKFSNWSKEITNLVLEDSKE; this is encoded by the exons ATGACTGAAGAAATCTTTAAGGGCGCAGGAGATAGATACAATGGAATTACAGTTGATTCCCAAATAGAATATACTGAGAACGATTTTCTTAGTATTTTAAATA ACTCTTTAAAAAAATGGTCCGAGCAAAATAAGCGCTGCATATGGTTTAAAGTGAATATAAAACATGCAGACTGGGTGCCCATACTTGCCAag GCTGGATTTGATTTCCATCACTCCAGGGACAGTTTTGTTATGATGTACAAATGGTTGCCTACAAACAGCAAAGCCAATTTGCCACCAGCATGCCATACAAATCTTGGTGTAGGAGGTATGGTCTTTAATAGCCAAAACCAAATACTAGTTGTGGTTGAACAACATACCGATATTGTTCATTGGAAACTACCAGGAGGTTATGTTGAAAgag GTGAAGACATCAAAGATGCTGTTATAAGAGAAGTGATGGAGGAAACTGGAATTGAGGCATCTTTTGATTCAATTGTAACTTTGAGGCACAGTCACAATTCTATGTTTGGAAATTCGGATATTTACATAGTAGTTATGCTAAAAGCGATTTCTGATACTATCAACAAATCAGAAATTGAAATAGCAGCCTGTCAGTGGATGGATGTTGATGAGTATCTTAATCATCCAAATGTACATGAATTTAACCGTTCAATAGTGAGTCAAGCTCTGGAACTCCGCGAAAGGAAGCTAAAACTAAACCTGTACACAAAAACACTTAAATTTTCAAACTGGTCGAAAGAAATAACAAATCTAGTTTTAGAAGATTCAAAAGAATAA